One Molothrus aeneus isolate 106 chromosome 6, BPBGC_Maene_1.0, whole genome shotgun sequence genomic window carries:
- the GLRX5 gene encoding glutaredoxin-related protein 5, mitochondrial, producing the protein MRAAVRAAWRIGTGAALRGRAGRPLSQAVGDGGGAEGGGGGGGGGSGSREAVERLVREHPVVVFMKGSPAQPLCGFSNAVVQILRLHGVEDYRAHDVLQDPDLRQGIKNYSNWPTIPQVYLNGEFVGGCDILLQMHQNGDLVEELKKLGIRSALLDAEKDQEKK; encoded by the exons ATGAGAGCGGCGGTGCGGGCGGCGTGGCGGATCGGAACGGGCGCCGCTCTgcgaggccgggccgggcgcccGCTCAGCCAGGCGGTCGGGGACGGCGGCGGGGCtgagggcggcggcggcggcggcggcggcggctcgggGTCGCGGGAGGCGGTGGAGCGGCTGGTGCGGGAGCACCCGGTGGTGGTGTTCATGAAGGGCAGCCCGGCGCAGCCGCTCTGCGGCTTCAGCAACGCCGTGGTGCAGATCCTGCGGCTGCACGGCGTGGAGGATTACCGCGCCCACGACGTGCTGCAGGACCCCGACCTCCGCCAAG gAATAAAAAACTACTCCAACTGGCCTACCATCCCACAAGTGTACCTCAATGGTGAATTTGTTGGTGGCTGTGATATACTCCTCCAGATGCACCAGAATGGAGATCTTGTAGAAGAGCTGAAGAAACTGGGAATCCGTTCAGCACTGCTGGATGCAGAAAAAGACCAAGAGAAAAAGtaa